The DNA segment GTGAGAGGAAGTGATAATATTTCCGGAAGAGAGAAAATGAGACGGTGAAACGATGACAACTGTTTCGAACTCCATGCCTCTTATACACTTGTATGCGTATGCGGCGACCTGCCCGGAGTACATGTGACCGGCGTGCGGCGCTATGATGCCGACTACCTCACCGACGGGTTTATTTAATTCCGCATTCGATATGTACCGTTCTATGCTTTTGACAAGGAGCCGGGGGTTTCGCTGATACCACGCACCCCCGATCGATGGTCTGATGTTCTTCATTATCTTGCGGCCGTCATGCCTCCGTATCCGCGCCCGTAAACAATTTCTGCTTGTATGCCGTACATTGACGATCCTGCTTCCTAAGCACCGTAAGTATCATCTGCGGAAGGAACGTGTCCGTGTTTCTTTGGTATTGGCATTATATCTACGGAGAGTCTTCGTGATCCCCAGTTTCCGGGCTCCGGGTCGAGGCGGCCTGACAGCGCGGTTCCGCAAAACGTACAGCGCCCGTTCTTATCAAGATTCCATTTCCCGAGCTCGTACCTGCTCCTCCCGATCAGAAGGCTGTCGCAGGAAGAGCAGTACGTGGACTCGCCTTCAGGGTCGTGGATATTTCCCGTATATACGTGGTTTATGCCTGTCTCTTTTGCGATTCTCCGGGCTTTTTTCAGCGTCAACGGAGGGGTAGGGGGTACGTCCGTCATTTTAAAGTCGGGATGAAACGCCGAGAAGTGAAGCGGAACGTCCGGGCCGAGATTATCCAGGACCCATTGACTGAGCCTTTCGATCTCTTCGGCCGAGTCGTTGCGGCCCGGTATTAAAAGAGTGGTTATTTCGAGCCACGAATCCGTCTCGTTCTTTATCCATTTCAGATTGTCCAGGACGGGTTCAAGCTCGGCGAGACATATTTTCCCGTAGAATTCCTGCGTAAACGCTTTTAAGTCGACGTTTACGGCATCTATATTGGCAAAAAACTCCTTTCTCGACTCGCGTGATATATAACCCGCTGTCACGGCGACGGTCTTTAGCCCGAGGTCATGCGCTGCCAGAGCGGTGTCCGTCGCATACTCGGCGAAAATAACTGGGTCGTTATATGTAAATGCGATACTCTTGCACGATTGTCGTTTTGCCTCGAGTGCAATGTCTTCGGGAAGAGCGTGTGAAGTGAGTCTTTCGTCCTGCTTTGCCTTGGAGATATCCCAGTTCTGGCAGAACCTGCATCCGAGATTACATCCTGCTGTTCCGAATGATAATACGCTTGTTCCGGGGTAGAAATGATTCAGGGGTTTTTTCTCGATCGGGTCGATACAAAAGCCCGAAGCGCGCCCGTAGCTCGTAAGGACGATTTCTCCGCCCTGCGCCCGGCGGATGTAGCAGAAGCCGCGCTGTCCCACGCGAAGTCTGCAGTACCTGGGGCATAGGTCGCACTGCACCCTTTCATCATCCAGCCGGTGCCACCACCCTCCGCTTACCGTATATGGTGCGATAAACTTTCTTTTTTCCATGTACTTTTTACCTTGTTTACTTCATAGCATATATTATATCATCCTTGCGAAATGAGATTTGTTACAGGCTCTTATGGCCACGGCCATCGAACCCGTTCGGCATCCACTTTCTCCGCATACGGACATAGAACCGGCGCGAAAACAGGCGCGTCTCGTCCCTTCCCCGGGATTTCCGGTCTATTGACAACCGAAGGCGGTTTGCTTTATATTGGGGCATGAGGGCGTCATGTTGTGTTGAGAGATTTGGCATTGCCGATCCGGACTGAAAGCGGCTTTTCAGAAACTATGACATGACCGGTATAGCGACACTCTTATTAATACTTCTTATCTCACCCGTTATATTCCTGCCCGGCTGCTCGTCAACGAAATATGTCCCTATAGAGGACCCCTCGGAGCGGATAATCAGCGGCTGCATATCCATGCTCCCGCCAGCGGAGGGTGAGTGGTACGTGGACACACACTGGACCGAGGTGCTCTACGGTCCCGATCCGTGCGAGGACAGGCTCAGGTTGGCGAGCGGAGACGAGGAGGATTTGTACTTTATTTATATCACGACCGGACTCAGGAAATGGAGCGATAAGCTCGATAACGAATATCTCCGGAACTGGGTAAAGAATTACCATGACAGGGAGCTGATAAAGAATGAGGAGCTCGGGATTGAGGTCGTAAATTATGAAACTGTTACGTGTAAAAGTATCGAAGGCGTCTGTGCCGAAGCAAGCTACAGCTTCATAACGTCCAAACGGCTCCAGTTCAAGGCGGGCGGCCCAACCACGACTTTCCGTGATATTAAGCTCATGCCGAGCGATAAATATTTCTATGAAGTCGTCGAATTTTATGTGTTCGACGGTCCATATGACAATCTCGAGAAGGACAGGAACACTTTTTATTATGAAGTTATGTTCCTGCACGTATCGGTCGATGAGAAAAAAGACCCCGAATTGAAAGAGCAATCCTACAAGGTCCTCGAGAATATAAAATTCAACGAAAAATGGATTATAGATGAGAAGTCGTACTGATAACCGCTACACCCGAAGAAATATCAGACCTTGCGTTTTCCGCCGAGCTCTTTTTCGAGCTCTAGCACTCTGAGGGTGGTTTTCATAACGGAATCGGGGTTGAGGGATATGGAGTCTATCCCTTCTCTTACCAGGAATTCGGCGAATTCGGGGTAGTCGCTCGGCGCCTGACCGCAGATGCCGCTGTGCCGCTTGTTTCGTTTGGCTCCTTCTATGGTCATCGAGATCATTTTCATTACGCCGGGGTCTCTCTCGTCGAAGTCGTGAGCCACAAGCTCGGAATCCCGGTCGACGCCGAGCGTGAGCTGCGTAAGGTCGTTCGAGCCGATGGAAAACCCGTCGAAGAGCCGGCTGAATTCGTCGATCAATATGACGTTATTTGGAATCTCGCACATGACGTAAATTTCGAGTCCGTTCTCTCCCCTATTAAGCCCGTTCCTAGCCATCTCGTCCAGAACCTTTCTTGCCTCGTCCGTCCTCCGGCAGAACGGGACCATCAGAATGAGATTATCGAGCCCCATTTCTTCGCGTACCCTTTTCATAGCCCTGCACTCGAGCGCAAAGCCTTCCCTGTATCTCTCGTCGTAATACCGTGAAGCCCCCCGGAAACCGATCATGGGATTTTCTTCCCTGGGCTCGAAGAACTGCCCGCCGATCAGGGTCGCGTACTCGTTGGTTTTGAAATCGCTCATCCTGACGATTACGGGCTTGGGGTAAAAAGCCGCCGTTATGGTTCCGACACCCTGCGCGAGCTTATCGACGAAGTAATCTCCCTTATTCCCGTAACCGGAAGTCAGGTTGTTAATCTGGTCCCGGATACCGGGATCGGAGACCCTTTCCGGGTGCGCGAGAGCCATTGGGTGTATTTTGATGTAGCTTGTGATTATGAACTCCATTCGCGCGAGCCCGACGCCGTCGTTGGGGATCATGGAGAGGGAAAAGGCGAGATCCGGGTTTGCCATGTTCATCATGATCCTGGTTTTGGGACGTTCCAGCTCCTTCAGGTGGATCGTATCGATATGAAAAGGCAGGTCTCCCTCGTAAACTATCCCGTCATCGCCCTCGGCGCAGCTGACTGTCACGATCTCTCCCGTCCGTATTTTTTCGGTCGCTCCCTCGGCGCCCACCACTGCGGGTATTCCGAGCTCGCGGCTCACGATCGCCGCGTGACAGGTCCGCCCTCCTCTATTGGTTACGATTGCGGAAGCGGTTTTCATCACCGGCTCCCAATCGGGGGTCGTGGTGTCGGCGACTACGACCTCAGCCGGCATTACCTGTGAAAGCTGGTCAATGCTGTAGACTACGCGTGCTTTTCCGCCCGCGATCTTTTCTCCCACACTCTTGCCTCGAGCCAGCACAGGCCCCTTTTTATCCAGAAGATATGTCTCGAGCACGTCCATGTCTTTCTGCGACTGGACGGTTTCGGGACGCGCCTGGACGATGAAGAGGTCCCCGGTCAGGCTGTCCTTTGCCCATTCGATGTCCATCGGCTGGGCTTTTCCCGACTTCGTTGAATAGTGTTCCTCTATGTTCACCGCATAATCCGCTAATTTGAGTATCTCCTCATCGGGGACCGAGAAGCGCCTCCTGTCGGCTTCGGGCACCTCCACGTTCCGCGTGAGCGTTTTCGAGCCTCCCGCTCCGTAGACCATCATTATCTTCTTCTCACCCAGCTCCTTTTTTATAATCGCTTTGTACCCTTTTCTGAACGTCGGCTTGAAGACGTAGTACTCGTCCGGATTGACCGCGCCCTGCACTATGTTTTCTCCGAGCCCGTAGGACGCCGTTATGAAGACTACGTCGCGGAATCCGGTCTCCGTATCGAGCGTGAATATGACTCCGCTCGTCGCGAGATCCGAACGGACCATCTTTTGCACGCCTATGCTGAGGGCGACTCTGAAATGATCGAAGTTGTTGTCGATGCGGTAGGATATGGCTCTGTCCGTAAAGAGGGAGGCGAAACACTTCGAGCACGCCTCTTTAAGGGACTGGTAGCCCTGTACGTTCAAATAGGACTCCTGCTGTCCGGCGAATGAGGCTGTGGGAAGGTCTTCCGCGGTCGCCGAGCTTCTCACCGCAACATCGGCATCATGTCCATACTGCTCCGAGAGTTTATCATAGGCGTTTCTTATCTCCTCCCAGAGGTCTGGGGGGATTCCCGCGCCGAGAATGAGGTCCCTCGCTTTCTTGCCCCGGTTCGCAAGATCGGCCACGTTTCTCTTGTCGAGACCCGACATGGCGCCTCTGAGCCGATCGAGGATTCCGGCCGAGCTTAATACGTGCCGGTACGCATCTGCCGTCACGGCGAACCCGTTGGGGATTTTGACGCCTTTCCCGGTGAGCTCTCTATACATCTCCCCTAGGGAGGCGTTCTTGCCGCCGACGAGCGGGACGTCTTCTATCCCTATCTCGTCAAAGAAGCGAATGTACTTGCTTTGTCCGTTCATAGCGTTCTCCGGAGCCAAAGATTTTTGCGGTTTTGGGTCGTTCTGGTATTAAGTATAGCAATATTTCTACCAAGCTCGGATGCGTATCTTCACAGTCAGGCAGAAGTGTGTTACAGAAATAAGTCCGGCTACAGGAACCCCCCTTTCATGGCCGTGCGCGATATCATATCGGTCTGGGAGCGGCTGGATGAATATTGAGCATAAGAAGCAGCATGAACGGCTTCTGTAAGCTTTTAAGACACTCGACACGGGCTTGCATTGCAAATAACTGCGTAATACCGACTGGTTACGCTATACCATTCCGTGGTACGATGATTGCACCTATATTATTGGCATTCGTAGATCAAATAACATGTTTTGAATCCGGCAACCGAAGCCGGGTTGAGCGGGTTAAGGGTATGCTGCCTGTGCATATAAAATCGGGGCCTCTAAGTCTGAGGGCGGGCGGGACGGCGATCCAATTCGAGGACGAGGACGTCACGCTGTCTTTTCAGCTCCCCATGTCCGACCGCAGCGTCTTCGATATAGACGTAACTTTCGTTTTCAGAGAAGATTCCGGCAGGGACTCGGGATATGAGCTTGTAAATCCCCTTGAAGGCATGAGCCCCGACGATATCGGCGGCTCGGCCCGATACGAGCTTACAATTTATAATTCAAGCTTCCCGGACGGGGTCTCGAATGAAAGTCCGATTCTCCTGGGAGAGTATGCGGGGATCGGACTGTATCTCAATTTTAAGGCAGAGGGGCATTCATCGGCCTCTCAGAAAATTCTGCAATATTCTTTTTACACGTCCTGAGAGCGAAGGTCATGACGGTGATCTAACTGCGAGTAGTGGAGGGGGAGCGGGAGAGAGAGTTCCAAGGACAGTGCATAAATGACTATGAGAATCAGAGAGGATATGGACGGGGAAGCGGATTTCCCGAACGCGCTTTCGAGTATGGACAAGATGATCCATACCGCGATAAGCAGGTTCACGCTCGGCGTATCGCCCGCGGCTCTCATGATGGCCTACCTCGACTGGCTCGTCCATCTGAGCATATCGCCCGCGAAGCAGCTCGAGCTCGTGCAGAAAGCGCTCAGGAAGGCAGTCAGGTTCTACGTTTACGCTGTGAAGTGCGCGTCTCAGCCGGGAGCGCAGCCTTGCCCTTGCATCGAGCCGCTGCCCCAGGACAAGCGGTTCGGCGGCGAGGAGTGGCGGCGGATGCCGTTTAATCTCATGTACCAGTCGTTCCTCCTGACCCAGCAGTGGTTCCACAATGCGACTACAGGGGTCCACGGAGTCAACCGCCACCATGAGGAGGTCGTCTCCTTCGTTACTCGTCAGATACTCGATATATTCGCTCCCTCCAACTTTATACCGTCGAATCCCGAAATTCTCAGGAAAACGCTGGAGTCAGGCGGCAATAACCTGTTCAAGGGGTGGCTCAACCTGCTCGAGGACTGGGAGCGGGCTGTAATCGGGAAAAAACCGGTCGGTACTGAACAATTCGAGGTCGGGAAAACAATCGCCGTTACACCGGGAAAGGTCGTATTCAGGAACCGCCTGATAGAACTTATACAGTACGAGCCCTCGACGAGAGATGTCTACGCCGATCCCGTCATTATTATCCCGGCCTGGATCATGAAATATTATATACTCGACCTCTCTCCGCATGATTCTCTCGTCAAATACCTGGTCGATAAGGGACACACGGTCTTTATGATATCGTGGAAAAACCCCGGGCCCGAAGAAAGGGACACAGGCATGGGGGATTATCTGGAGCTGGGGATAATGGAAGCTTTGAGAGCCATATCCGGCATAATCCACGGGAGGCGAATCCACGCACTCGGCTATTGTCTCGGCGGGACGCTCCTCGCGATCGCAGCGGCCGCTATGGCCCGGGACGGGGACGGCAGGCTCGGAAGCATAACCCTTCTCGCCGCGCAGACCGACTTTCACGAGGCGGGGGAGCTTATGCTGTTTATCGACGAGAGCCAGCTAGCGTTTCTCGAGGATCTCATGTGGGAGCAGGGTTACCTGGATACGAGGCAGATGGCGGGGGCGTTTCAGATTCTCAAGTCGAACGACCTCATCTGGTCGCGCATGGTGCACGACTACCTCCTGGGAGAGCGCGAGCCGATGTTCGACCTTATGGCCTGGAACGCGGACGCGACGAGGATGCCCTACCGTATGCATTCGGACTATCTGAGGAGCCTTTTCCTCAACAACGACCTGGCCGAAGGCCGGTTCCTCGTGAAAGACAGGCCCGTCTCTCTCACGGATATAAGGGTGCCGATGTTCGTGGTATCGACCGAGAGGGACCACGTGGCCCCCTGGCGCTCCGTTTACAAGATCCATCTCCTGGCGGATACCGAGGTGACGTTCGTGCTCACGAGCGGCGGCCATAATACGGGCATTGTGAGCGAGCCGGGACACCCCGGCAGGAGCTACCGCATAGGGACGAGGAAAGAGAACGATTCATACATCGACGCCGAAAGCTGGACCGCGAGGACGCCCGGGAAGGAAGGCTCCTGGTGGGAGGCGTGGGAAGCGTGGCTCAGGAAGCGCTCGGGGGATAAAACAGCTCCGCCTCGTATGGGGGCTCCGAAGAAGGGGTATGCGCCTATAGCCGATGCGCCCGGGATTTATGTAATGCAGGAGTAGCGCCCGAGCGGTATGGAGTGTTTGTAGATATGCGACGATCGAATAAAATACAAGAGGAGAAGATATGAAAATTGAGTTCATAGGGAAGGGAATAGACATATCCGAAGACATAAGGAGCATGACCGAGCACGGCCTTTCGAAGCTGGAGCGGCATTTGAAGGAGATGGGGGAGGGCGAGGTGGAGGCGGTCGTTACCTTCACCGTGGAGAAGCACAGGGAGAGGCACCGGGTGGACATAGACCTCTACCTCAAGACCCCTGGCGGCGGGGCGCTCCACGCATGGGAGGAGTCGAACGATACGTTCATGTCCCTCGAATTCACGCTCGACGATATCGACAAGCAGCTCAACAGGCTAAAGGAAAGGCGGATCGAGATAAGGAAGGACATCGCGCGCGAGAAGGCGAAGCGCAGGGTCGAAGAGCCTTCTCCACGCGAGGCGGGGCTGATAACCGAGGAGAGGCTCTCTATAGAGAAGCCGCTCACGCCCGAGGAGGCGCTCTCGGTGCTCCAGGACGAGGACAGGTTCTTCCTCGTCTTCAGGAACAAGGACACGGGTGACCTCAACGTCGTCTACAGGAAGAAGTCCGGGAAGTACGGCGTCATTACGCCCTAGGGAAGTCCGGTGCGGGATGGGGGCTCAGAAAATTTTCTTATAGAGAAGTGAACGGTGAATGAAAGGATAGAAGTCAGAAAGATACACGACTACCTCTGGGAGATTCCCAGGACAGGCGGGATGCTCGTCCCCGGGCGCGTATATACGACCGAAAAAATGCTCGAAGCCATAAGAGAAGAAAAGGCCCTCGAGCAGGTGATGAACGTCGCCTATCTCCCCGGCATCCAGAAATACTCCATAGCCATGCCCGACATACACTGGGGATACGGCTTCCCCATCGGCGGCGTCGCTGCTTTCGATGCAGAAGACGGGGTTATATCTCCGGGGGGAGTAGGCTATGACATAAACTGCGGCGTGAGGCTCATGAGGACTAACCTCACGGAGGGGGAGGTGAAGCCCGCGCTCAGGGACCTCGTCACGGAGATATTCCGCCGCGTCCCCTGCGGGCTCGGCGAGGGGGGCAAGATAAAGCTCACGCAGGAGGACTACAAACAGATAATATCGAAGGGGATCAATTGGGCTATACAGAACGGGTACGGAGAGAAAGAGGACTCCGAAAGGGTCGAGGACTACGGAACGTTTCCCGGCGGAGACCCGGCCGCAGTTAGCGAGAGGGCTTACGAGAGGGGGAAGGACGAGATAGGCACGCTCGGCTCGGGGAACCACTTTCTCGAAATAGACGTCGTAGACGAGGTCTACATCCCGTTTGTCGCAAACTCGTTCGGCCTCTTCAAGGGCCAGGTGTGCGTCCTCATTCACTGCGGGTCGAGGGGGTTCGGACACCAGATATGCACCGACTACATAGACGTCATGCTCTCCTACATGAGGAAGAAGAGCCTCGAGCTCCCGGACAAGCAGCTCGCCTGCGCCCATATCAATTCCGAAGAAGGGAGGAGGTACCTCTCGGCGTTCGCGGCCGCGGTGAACTATGCCTGGGTGAACAGGCAGGTGATCATGTCCTTCGTCAGGGACTCCTTTTACTCCATATTCGGGATCGGCCCCTCCGAGCTCGGAGGAAGCCTAGTCTACGACGTGAGCCATAATATAGCGAAGTTCGAAACGCACAAGGTGAACGGGGAGAGGAAAAAGGTGTGCGTCCACAGAAAAGGCGCGACGAGGGCTTTCCCCAAGGGTCATCCGCTCATCCCGGACATATACAAGAACGTGGGCCATCCAGTGTTCATACCCGGCGACATGGGGAGGGCGTCCTTCGTGCTCGTAGGCACCGAAGCGGCGCTCGACGAAACGTTCGGCTCGAGCTGTCACGGAGCTGGGCGCGTGCTCTCGCGCACCAAGGCGCTCAAGCTCGGGAGGGGCAGGGACATCATCTCCGAGCTCGGCGAGAAAGGGATAGTGGTCATGGCAAGGGGCAGGAAGACCGTGTACGAGGAGATGCCCGAGGCGTATAAGCAGATCGAGGAAGTAGTCGACGTCGTCCATAACGCGGGCATAGCGAACAAGGTCGCACGCTTGAGACCCATAGGCGTAGTTAAGGGATGATCTGAATACGCAGCGTTCGGTGACACCCTGGTTACTTGGGTGCTGACTCCTCATAAATAGAAATAAAACGGAAGAAGCGTAGAATTAACCCGGCCTCATTTTGCGGCTTTTCTGAGCCTCCTCTTAACCGAAGCCACCTTGCTCTTCATCGTCACTTCCTTGTCCCGACGGTCGTCGATAACGATAGTGGTTACGACGCGCTTGATCCCTTTCCTGAAAGACGCCGAATGCATCTTTGCTGCTATCCTGAATAAATCGGCATTATCGCCTTCGAGGAGCGTGCCCACCGGGCTCACCTCGTACTTCACTTTTTCCTTTTCCAGAACCTTCACCGCTTCGGCAATCCAGTCCCCTATGCTTGGCGACGGCGTGCCTATCGGTATGACCGTAATCTCGGCTATAGCCATATCAAGCCCCCCTTGAAATGAGATTCCGCGCGCGGCGCTCTTTGGATTCCGGTGTTTGTACGAAGAGATCGGCCTCGATCATGCGGCATGTCTTGCGGAGAACGAGCGTCGCGGCCGCTCGAT comes from the Thermodesulfobacteriota bacterium genome and includes:
- the amrS gene encoding AmmeMemoRadiSam system radical SAM enzyme, translated to MEKRKFIAPYTVSGGWWHRLDDERVQCDLCPRYCRLRVGQRGFCYIRRAQGGEIVLTSYGRASGFCIDPIEKKPLNHFYPGTSVLSFGTAGCNLGCRFCQNWDISKAKQDERLTSHALPEDIALEAKRQSCKSIAFTYNDPVIFAEYATDTALAAHDLGLKTVAVTAGYISRESRKEFFANIDAVNVDLKAFTQEFYGKICLAELEPVLDNLKWIKNETDSWLEITTLLIPGRNDSAEEIERLSQWVLDNLGPDVPLHFSAFHPDFKMTDVPPTPPLTLKKARRIAKETGINHVYTGNIHDPEGESTYCSSCDSLLIGRSRYELGKWNLDKNGRCTFCGTALSGRLDPEPGNWGSRRLSVDIMPIPKKHGHVPSADDTYGA
- the ppsA gene encoding phosphoenolpyruvate synthase codes for the protein MNGQSKYIRFFDEIGIEDVPLVGGKNASLGEMYRELTGKGVKIPNGFAVTADAYRHVLSSAGILDRLRGAMSGLDKRNVADLANRGKKARDLILGAGIPPDLWEEIRNAYDKLSEQYGHDADVAVRSSATAEDLPTASFAGQQESYLNVQGYQSLKEACSKCFASLFTDRAISYRIDNNFDHFRVALSIGVQKMVRSDLATSGVIFTLDTETGFRDVVFITASYGLGENIVQGAVNPDEYYVFKPTFRKGYKAIIKKELGEKKIMMVYGAGGSKTLTRNVEVPEADRRRFSVPDEEILKLADYAVNIEEHYSTKSGKAQPMDIEWAKDSLTGDLFIVQARPETVQSQKDMDVLETYLLDKKGPVLARGKSVGEKIAGGKARVVYSIDQLSQVMPAEVVVADTTTPDWEPVMKTASAIVTNRGGRTCHAAIVSRELGIPAVVGAEGATEKIRTGEIVTVSCAEGDDGIVYEGDLPFHIDTIHLKELERPKTRIMMNMANPDLAFSLSMIPNDGVGLARMEFIITSYIKIHPMALAHPERVSDPGIRDQINNLTSGYGNKGDYFVDKLAQGVGTITAAFYPKPVIVRMSDFKTNEYATLIGGQFFEPREENPMIGFRGASRYYDERYREGFALECRAMKRVREEMGLDNLILMVPFCRRTDEARKVLDEMARNGLNRGENGLEIYVMCEIPNNVILIDEFSRLFDGFSIGSNDLTQLTLGVDRDSELVAHDFDERDPGVMKMISMTIEGAKRNKRHSGICGQAPSDYPEFAEFLVREGIDSISLNPDSVMKTTLRVLELEKELGGKRKV
- a CDS encoding DUF6864 domain-containing function, giving the protein MHIKSGPLSLRAGGTAIQFEDEDVTLSFQLPMSDRSVFDIDVTFVFREDSGRDSGYELVNPLEGMSPDDIGGSARYELTIYNSSFPDGVSNESPILLGEYAGIGLYLNFKAEGHSSASQKILQYSFYTS
- a CDS encoding alpha/beta fold hydrolase, with the translated sequence MRIREDMDGEADFPNALSSMDKMIHTAISRFTLGVSPAALMMAYLDWLVHLSISPAKQLELVQKALRKAVRFYVYAVKCASQPGAQPCPCIEPLPQDKRFGGEEWRRMPFNLMYQSFLLTQQWFHNATTGVHGVNRHHEEVVSFVTRQILDIFAPSNFIPSNPEILRKTLESGGNNLFKGWLNLLEDWERAVIGKKPVGTEQFEVGKTIAVTPGKVVFRNRLIELIQYEPSTRDVYADPVIIIPAWIMKYYILDLSPHDSLVKYLVDKGHTVFMISWKNPGPEERDTGMGDYLELGIMEALRAISGIIHGRRIHALGYCLGGTLLAIAAAAMARDGDGRLGSITLLAAQTDFHEAGELMLFIDESQLAFLEDLMWEQGYLDTRQMAGAFQILKSNDLIWSRMVHDYLLGEREPMFDLMAWNADATRMPYRMHSDYLRSLFLNNDLAEGRFLVKDRPVSLTDIRVPMFVVSTERDHVAPWRSVYKIHLLADTEVTFVLTSGGHNTGIVSEPGHPGRSYRIGTRKENDSYIDAESWTARTPGKEGSWWEAWEAWLRKRSGDKTAPPRMGAPKKGYAPIADAPGIYVMQE
- the raiA gene encoding ribosome-associated translation inhibitor RaiA produces the protein MKIEFIGKGIDISEDIRSMTEHGLSKLERHLKEMGEGEVEAVVTFTVEKHRERHRVDIDLYLKTPGGGALHAWEESNDTFMSLEFTLDDIDKQLNRLKERRIEIRKDIAREKAKRRVEEPSPREAGLITEERLSIEKPLTPEEALSVLQDEDRFFLVFRNKDTGDLNVVYRKKSGKYGVITP
- a CDS encoding RtcB family protein gives rise to the protein MNERIEVRKIHDYLWEIPRTGGMLVPGRVYTTEKMLEAIREEKALEQVMNVAYLPGIQKYSIAMPDIHWGYGFPIGGVAAFDAEDGVISPGGVGYDINCGVRLMRTNLTEGEVKPALRDLVTEIFRRVPCGLGEGGKIKLTQEDYKQIISKGINWAIQNGYGEKEDSERVEDYGTFPGGDPAAVSERAYERGKDEIGTLGSGNHFLEIDVVDEVYIPFVANSFGLFKGQVCVLIHCGSRGFGHQICTDYIDVMLSYMRKKSLELPDKQLACAHINSEEGRRYLSAFAAAVNYAWVNRQVIMSFVRDSFYSIFGIGPSELGGSLVYDVSHNIAKFETHKVNGERKKVCVHRKGATRAFPKGHPLIPDIYKNVGHPVFIPGDMGRASFVLVGTEAALDETFGSSCHGAGRVLSRTKALKLGRGRDIISELGEKGIVVMARGRKTVYEEMPEAYKQIEEVVDVVHNAGIANKVARLRPIGVVKG
- a CDS encoding MTH1187 family thiamine-binding protein → MAIAEITVIPIGTPSPSIGDWIAEAVKVLEKEKVKYEVSPVGTLLEGDNADLFRIAAKMHSASFRKGIKRVVTTIVIDDRRDKEVTMKSKVASVKRRLRKAAK